The Streptomyces sp. NL15-2K genome contains a region encoding:
- a CDS encoding winged helix-turn-helix domain-containing protein — MTTALPAQATPSDSPLPDMRHLRLVDGTAREGDEGNGSAPLVGYLLLVPEGTDPAQLFAKDVTRPEIRPVAYTDSPPPRQTGDGVIRIDPARHVAEVDGRELDLTYLEFGLLAHLVLHPHQVHSREQLMGGIWGYDHIGDGRTVDVHIARLRRKLGTDHRRRIVTVRRVGYKYVPDRQESPNPSPCHRP; from the coding sequence ATGACCACGGCACTTCCGGCCCAGGCCACTCCATCGGATTCGCCGCTCCCCGACATGCGCCATCTCCGCCTCGTGGACGGCACCGCGCGGGAAGGCGACGAGGGAAACGGTTCCGCACCCCTTGTCGGCTACCTCCTGCTCGTCCCCGAGGGCACCGATCCCGCCCAGCTCTTCGCCAAGGACGTGACACGGCCGGAGATCCGACCGGTCGCCTACACGGACTCACCTCCCCCGCGACAGACGGGAGACGGCGTCATCCGCATCGACCCCGCGCGACATGTCGCGGAAGTGGACGGACGCGAACTCGACCTCACCTACCTGGAGTTCGGGCTGCTGGCCCATCTCGTTCTGCATCCCCACCAGGTGCATTCGAGGGAGCAGTTGATGGGCGGCATCTGGGGCTACGACCACATCGGCGACGGCCGCACCGTGGATGTCCACATCGCGCGGCTGCGCCGCAAGCTGGGCACGGATCACCGCCGCCGGATCGTCACCGTACGGCGCGTGGGCTACAAGTACGTGCCCGACCGGCAAGAGAGTCCCAACCCCTCACCCTGCCACCGACCTTGA
- a CDS encoding sulfite exporter TauE/SafE family protein: MAGPTELYGLAVGLTIAVVTAPVGVSGAVFLLPVQLSVFGVPSPAITPTNLLYNVVAGPGALLRYRRAGLLNSPLTRRLVIGTLPGVVIGAVVRVFAVPGATVFRLLVAGLLMPLGLWLILRTLRPERPAAAAVPSPRTITGLALAVGIVGGIYGIGGGSILGPVLVGRGMPVSQVAPAALASTFATSVTGAAAFALLSLTGSGDVAPDWSLGLACGLGGLIGGYLGAHLQPRLPENALRLLLGALAAAFGALYAVQ; this comes from the coding sequence GTGGCGGGGCCGACGGAACTGTACGGTCTGGCCGTCGGCCTGACGATCGCCGTGGTGACCGCGCCCGTGGGGGTCTCGGGGGCGGTGTTCCTGCTGCCCGTGCAGCTGAGCGTGTTCGGCGTGCCCAGCCCGGCGATCACCCCTACCAACCTGCTGTACAACGTGGTGGCCGGGCCTGGCGCCCTGCTGCGCTACCGCCGTGCGGGCCTACTGAACAGCCCGCTGACCCGGCGCTTGGTGATCGGCACCCTGCCCGGCGTGGTCATCGGCGCGGTGGTGCGGGTCTTCGCCGTCCCCGGAGCCACCGTCTTTCGTCTCCTGGTCGCCGGACTGCTGATGCCGCTGGGCCTGTGGCTGATCCTCCGCACCCTCCGGCCCGAGCGGCCCGCCGCGGCGGCGGTGCCCTCCCCTCGCACCATCACCGGCCTGGCTCTGGCCGTCGGGATCGTCGGCGGCATCTACGGAATCGGCGGCGGCTCCATCCTCGGCCCCGTCCTGGTCGGCCGAGGCATGCCCGTGAGCCAGGTCGCCCCCGCCGCACTCGCCTCCACGTTCGCCACTTCCGTGACCGGTGCCGCGGCCTTCGCACTGCTGTCCCTGACCGGCTCCGGTGACGTTGCCCCCGACTGGTCCCTCGGGCTGGCCTGCGGCTTGGGCGGGCTGATCGGCGGTTACCTTGGGGCACACCTGCAGCCCCGTCTGCCCGAGAACGCCCTGCGCCTGCTGCTCGGCGCCCTGGCCGCTGCCTTCGGGGCCCTCTACGCCGTTCAGTGA
- a CDS encoding NAD(P)-dependent oxidoreductase has protein sequence MRVMLIGADGLLGTAMREAATKHPQVRELTALGHQDLDVTRPDQVDAVIQDGRPDAVINTAALMPADRCDDVPTEAYAVNALGPRWISRACARVGAIPVYVSTDFVFDGTATVPYQPGMLPRPLLTYGITKLAGEHETRLGSDRHLVVRTSCLFGPPPRSPRARHSFVDRALDRAAAGEELTVVSNVITSPTYTMDLAAIVLELLLSGAGSGTYHAVGQGIASWYDLCRAALAEEGFGDRVSPTQEQTFTTASRPLYTPLVCTLPEPALRHSRPWRVALAEYLSARRTAAPAEPDAADDARRDAGVG, from the coding sequence ATGCGGGTGATGCTGATCGGCGCTGACGGCTTGTTAGGCACCGCAATGCGAGAGGCGGCTACGAAGCATCCGCAGGTTCGGGAGCTCACCGCCCTCGGGCACCAAGACCTCGACGTCACCCGTCCCGATCAGGTGGATGCCGTCATCCAGGACGGCAGGCCGGACGCGGTCATCAACACGGCGGCGCTGATGCCGGCCGACCGCTGCGACGACGTGCCGACGGAGGCCTACGCCGTCAACGCGCTTGGCCCCCGCTGGATCAGCCGGGCGTGCGCGCGCGTTGGCGCGATTCCCGTGTACGTGTCCACCGACTTCGTCTTCGACGGCACCGCGACCGTTCCGTATCAGCCGGGAATGCTCCCCCGCCCCCTGCTGACCTACGGCATCACCAAGCTGGCAGGCGAGCATGAGACAAGGCTGGGATCGGATCGCCACCTCGTCGTGCGCACGTCGTGCCTGTTCGGCCCGCCGCCGCGCAGCCCGCGGGCGCGGCACAGCTTCGTCGATCGCGCGCTTGACCGGGCGGCAGCCGGCGAAGAACTGACCGTGGTCAGCAACGTCATCACCTCGCCCACCTACACGATGGATCTGGCCGCGATAGTACTGGAACTACTGCTCAGCGGGGCTGGGAGCGGTACCTATCATGCGGTCGGCCAGGGCATCGCCTCGTGGTACGACCTGTGCCGGGCAGCCCTGGCTGAGGAGGGCTTCGGCGACCGTGTATCGCCAACTCAGGAACAGACGTTCACGACCGCCAGTCGCCCGCTGTACACGCCGCTTGTCTGCACGCTGCCAGAACCCGCGCTGCGGCACAGCCGTCCGTGGCGCGTAGCGCTCGCCGAGTATCTGTCAGCACGCCGGACCGCGGCGCCGGCAGAACCCGACGCAGCCGATGACGCGCGGCGAGACGCCGGAGTGGGCTAG
- a CDS encoding transposase: protein MASGWCGVFGWLGGCDRKDGKATAHVGRQWLGRLGKARNGVITVIMLWADERLHYPLHIPAWIRNQASRRAAPGRS, encoded by the coding sequence TTGGCTTCGGGTTGGTGCGGGGTATTTGGCTGGCTGGGGGGGTGCGACCGGAAGGACGGCAAGGCCACCGCGCACGTGGGGCGGCAGTGGCTGGGCCGGCTGGGCAAGGCTCGCAACGGCGTGATCACCGTCATCATGCTGTGGGCCGACGAGCGCCTGCACTACCCGCTGCACATCCCCGCCTGGATCAGGAACCAGGCCAGCCGCCGGGCCGCCCCGGGCCGTTCGTGA
- a CDS encoding class I SAM-dependent methyltransferase, whose translation MAVTGGWAKDLDRLIATAGSAVLADLLAAEIQHRLAAPHGAAGTAVSLTISHGNCQYAYQVMFKEDQAAVTAGPSAEPVATISYDLTDLIRLLYAPHPGYASTSREVDAKTWPWPEPADGATGDQFQEMVRRGEATREELSRLGRERLGLIAKAVHAVIAACEVSACPLSDLAVQYGSDKWGSLHWYTQHYQRHFADVRYDPIRILEIGIGGYGHDSIGGGSLYMWQQFFPRALVYGLDIYPKPAVTGPRIRTIVGDQNDPAFLAELAADAGPFDIIIDDGSHINEHISTSFTHLFPHVRPGGWYVIEDLHTAYWPAFGGNALPGAAGTSVALLKEQLDRLHHEEYLDAGHPDLTNPSHPSEVLMYHNIAFLRKGNNREAGIPAWIKNQASRRAAPGSSH comes from the coding sequence GTGGCCGTAACCGGTGGCTGGGCAAAAGATCTCGACCGGCTAATCGCCACTGCGGGTTCCGCAGTACTCGCCGACTTACTGGCCGCCGAGATTCAGCACCGCCTTGCCGCGCCGCACGGCGCGGCCGGGACGGCCGTCAGCCTCACCATCTCGCACGGCAACTGCCAGTACGCCTACCAGGTCATGTTCAAGGAGGACCAAGCGGCCGTCACTGCCGGCCCCTCGGCCGAGCCGGTTGCGACCATCAGCTATGACCTGACCGATCTAATCCGCCTGCTGTACGCACCGCACCCTGGATACGCTTCCACCAGCCGGGAGGTTGACGCCAAGACCTGGCCGTGGCCGGAACCCGCCGACGGGGCCACCGGGGACCAGTTCCAGGAAATGGTCCGCCGCGGCGAAGCCACCCGCGAGGAGCTTTCCCGCCTCGGCCGCGAGCGACTTGGCCTCATCGCCAAGGCCGTCCACGCCGTCATCGCCGCCTGCGAAGTCTCCGCGTGCCCGCTTTCCGACCTGGCTGTGCAGTACGGCTCGGACAAGTGGGGCTCCCTGCATTGGTACACGCAGCACTACCAGCGGCACTTCGCCGACGTGCGGTATGACCCGATCCGAATTCTGGAAATCGGGATCGGCGGGTACGGTCATGATTCAATCGGCGGCGGATCGCTTTACATGTGGCAGCAGTTCTTTCCCAGGGCCCTGGTCTATGGTCTGGACATCTATCCCAAGCCCGCCGTCACGGGACCGCGCATTCGCACCATCGTGGGCGACCAGAACGACCCAGCCTTCCTCGCCGAGCTTGCGGCCGACGCCGGTCCCTTCGACATCATCATCGATGACGGCAGCCACATCAACGAGCACATTTCCACCAGCTTTACCCACCTGTTCCCGCACGTTCGCCCGGGGGGCTGGTACGTCATCGAGGATCTGCACACCGCGTACTGGCCCGCATTCGGCGGCAATGCCCTTCCCGGGGCCGCCGGCACCTCCGTCGCCCTACTCAAGGAGCAGCTTGACCGGCTGCACCACGAAGAGTATCTCGATGCCGGCCACCCCGACCTCACGAACCCGTCTCACCCGTCTGAAGTGCTCATGTACCACAACATCGCGTTTCTCCGGAAAGGCAATAACCGCGAGGCAGGTATCCCCGCCTGGATCAAGAACCAGGCCAGCCGCCGGGCCGCCCCGGGCAGCAGCCACTGA
- a CDS encoding nucleotide disphospho-sugar-binding domain-containing protein, which yields MRFLFIAGGTPSSVFALTPLATAARDAGHEVLMAAVESVMDDIAAVGIPGVPVATEILAQLMHFDDSGNVIKVPREPRELMLHVGRSYAKMAAAELDGLLDLTRDWLPDVVVGGTMSYAAGLVAAQLEVPYVRQTWDIAPHGDTDEGAEEVLQPQLKRLGLAGLPSPALHIEICPPSLQPLLPPLGTTAAQPMRWISANRQRRLEKWMYTRPTGRRRVLLTSGTRAQLIHEPIGPVGPLWPLRSLVKQLDLAGVEVLIAAPERAAEQLGAELDGVRIGWMPLDVVAPTCDLIMHHGGGITSMTVMSAGVPQLITPEAAYGEIIGQVLSDFGCGRMLMPEQLAPGQDPAEAIAACCGEILANPMYAQQARVLADEIAGLPTPPEVVRLLARLPERSAR from the coding sequence ATGAGATTCTTGTTCATCGCCGGCGGAACTCCCTCATCCGTCTTCGCCCTGACCCCGCTCGCAACAGCCGCGCGCGATGCGGGACATGAGGTCCTCATGGCCGCCGTTGAGTCGGTAATGGATGACATAGCGGCCGTCGGAATTCCCGGGGTCCCCGTCGCCACGGAGATTCTGGCTCAGTTAATGCACTTCGATGACTCGGGGAATGTCATAAAAGTACCCCGAGAGCCGCGTGAACTCATGCTGCATGTAGGCCGGTCCTACGCCAAGATGGCCGCCGCGGAGCTCGACGGGCTGCTGGACTTGACGCGGGACTGGCTACCTGACGTGGTTGTCGGCGGCACGATGTCCTACGCCGCCGGACTGGTCGCCGCCCAGCTCGAGGTCCCCTATGTACGCCAAACCTGGGACATAGCCCCGCACGGAGACACCGACGAGGGCGCCGAGGAAGTGCTCCAGCCCCAGCTGAAGCGCCTGGGGCTGGCGGGACTGCCGAGCCCCGCCCTCCACATCGAGATCTGCCCGCCGTCTCTGCAGCCGCTGCTGCCACCGTTGGGCACTACCGCCGCGCAGCCGATGCGCTGGATCTCGGCCAACCGCCAGCGCCGCCTTGAGAAGTGGATGTACACCCGCCCCACAGGGCGTCGGCGCGTACTGCTCACTTCGGGAACGCGCGCCCAACTGATCCACGAACCCATCGGGCCCGTAGGGCCACTGTGGCCTCTGCGGAGCCTGGTGAAACAGCTTGACTTGGCGGGTGTCGAAGTACTGATAGCGGCACCCGAACGAGCCGCCGAACAGCTCGGTGCGGAGCTCGACGGTGTCCGCATCGGCTGGATGCCGTTGGATGTGGTGGCACCCACCTGCGACCTGATCATGCATCACGGAGGCGGGATCACCTCGATGACCGTGATGAGCGCAGGAGTCCCGCAGCTGATCACTCCGGAAGCCGCTTACGGGGAGATCATCGGGCAGGTGCTGTCAGACTTCGGCTGCGGTCGCATGCTGATGCCGGAACAGCTGGCCCCGGGGCAGGACCCGGCCGAGGCGATCGCCGCGTGTTGCGGCGAGATCCTCGCCAACCCGATGTACGCGCAGCAAGCGCGGGTCCTCGCCGATGAAATTGCCGGGCTTCCGACGCCCCCCGAGGTGGTGCGGTTGCTGGCGCGCTTACCGGAGCGCTCGGCGCGCTGA
- a CDS encoding MFS transporter produces MLFARRRPHGNLVALLRDNADFRRLFCASALSLTGDWFTFVALSSFVYRHTGSAGWTALLFAVNSLPGVVLLPLIGPLTDRFDRQRLRIACDLSAVIPVAGLLVAFHTQSVPLALGCLAGLSIAAAIASPIPEAALPNLVTSRELPLAQTALGSLYSAGLLLGAGLGGVVSAAWGASATLVIDGASFAISALLIARIRQPLSKAMTTRRIRMRADTAELWTFVRSTPVVSAFLWLTVGLRLCYGMVGLLPVYALDRFHVGDAGVGVLYLAQGLGAVLGPFLGRRLVAGSMRRRLHTAGAALALFGFGYLALAQVTALGPGMAAALIGHIGVGACAILAINGLQLATPDHIRGRVMVLVFGLSSALQGVSSLAVAPLAASIGMPDTTRFLAGLAVVYAAIWAIGVTRTEMARKTLEPDTTHEDAPDLTH; encoded by the coding sequence GTGCTCTTCGCTCGACGCCGCCCTCACGGAAACCTTGTCGCTCTCCTGCGTGACAACGCCGACTTCCGACGCCTCTTCTGTGCTTCCGCTCTCAGCCTGACCGGTGACTGGTTCACTTTCGTCGCCCTCAGCAGCTTCGTCTACCGCCATACGGGCTCGGCGGGCTGGACAGCGCTGCTGTTCGCCGTCAACTCCCTCCCCGGAGTTGTGCTGCTGCCGCTGATCGGTCCGCTCACCGACAGGTTCGACCGGCAACGCTTGCGCATCGCGTGTGATCTGAGCGCGGTCATTCCGGTCGCCGGCCTGCTGGTCGCCTTTCACACCCAGTCCGTCCCACTGGCCCTCGGCTGCCTGGCAGGGCTGTCCATCGCCGCCGCCATCGCGAGCCCCATCCCCGAGGCCGCACTGCCGAACCTCGTCACCTCCCGTGAGCTCCCGCTGGCACAGACCGCGCTCGGGAGCCTGTACTCAGCGGGCCTGCTGTTGGGAGCCGGCCTGGGAGGCGTGGTCTCGGCGGCATGGGGTGCCTCGGCCACCCTCGTCATCGACGGTGCGTCCTTCGCCATCTCCGCCCTCCTCATCGCGAGGATCAGGCAGCCGCTCTCCAAGGCGATGACGACTCGCCGGATCCGAATGCGGGCCGATACGGCCGAACTCTGGACCTTCGTACGGTCCACCCCGGTAGTGTCCGCCTTCCTGTGGCTGACCGTGGGACTGCGCCTCTGCTACGGCATGGTCGGCCTGTTGCCTGTTTACGCCCTGGACCGCTTCCACGTCGGCGACGCCGGCGTCGGGGTCCTGTATCTGGCACAAGGACTCGGCGCCGTACTCGGTCCCTTCCTCGGCCGACGGCTCGTCGCCGGATCAATGCGCCGGAGACTGCACACAGCCGGAGCCGCCCTGGCGCTCTTCGGGTTCGGCTATCTCGCCCTGGCCCAGGTCACAGCCCTCGGTCCCGGCATGGCCGCAGCACTGATCGGCCACATCGGAGTGGGCGCGTGCGCCATCCTCGCAATCAACGGCCTTCAGCTCGCGACACCCGACCACATCCGCGGCCGTGTCATGGTTCTCGTCTTCGGCCTCTCCTCCGCTCTCCAGGGTGTGTCGTCTCTCGCGGTGGCACCTCTGGCCGCGTCCATCGGCATGCCCGACACCACCCGGTTTCTGGCAGGGCTCGCCGTTGTCTACGCGGCCATCTGGGCGATCGGTGTAACACGCACGGAGATGGCGCGAAAGACCCTCGAACCGGACACGACCCACGAGGACGCTCCCGACCTCACGCACTGA
- a CDS encoding HEXXH motif-containing putative peptide modification protein, with protein MLHLFGAEENLRTITALAFPFIGKVEAVTFPVLKEAYRSFLRSVQPSVPSETGDGPAYIQETYRTREYLGIFSADSALTDTRYQFGTVNESSAAIEIDAQKALAWTQERADSVARRDEAFAALFPLAMNAVFQAPSGIASGGTTSAALGVLWVDPRDSWDDRDLEEFLIHELNHTLIFLDECRFGLFTSYPELLKQENWVTSAIRKTVRPLDKAYHSAIVAADVLLAREEILGHPDSAILHPLSPAMAQGAMEAVRDISLPPTRDLLTPHALETLDRCRQEVERLTRKNGWPVTVPAGD; from the coding sequence ATGCTGCATCTGTTCGGAGCTGAAGAAAATCTGAGGACGATCACCGCACTCGCCTTCCCCTTCATAGGCAAGGTAGAGGCCGTTACATTTCCTGTCCTCAAAGAGGCGTACCGATCTTTCCTCCGCAGTGTGCAGCCCAGCGTCCCGTCCGAAACCGGTGACGGGCCTGCTTACATCCAGGAGACGTATCGCACCCGGGAGTATCTGGGCATCTTCAGCGCGGACTCGGCCTTGACCGACACCCGCTACCAGTTCGGAACAGTGAACGAATCCTCTGCGGCGATAGAAATAGACGCGCAGAAGGCGCTGGCCTGGACCCAAGAACGCGCGGACTCTGTCGCTCGGCGAGACGAGGCCTTCGCCGCACTCTTCCCACTGGCCATGAACGCGGTCTTCCAAGCGCCCAGCGGGATAGCCAGCGGAGGCACCACCAGCGCCGCACTCGGTGTCCTGTGGGTCGACCCGAGGGACTCGTGGGACGACCGAGACCTCGAAGAGTTCTTGATACATGAGCTGAACCACACGCTGATCTTCCTGGACGAGTGTCGATTCGGACTCTTCACGTCCTACCCGGAACTCCTCAAACAGGAGAACTGGGTTACGTCCGCGATCCGCAAGACAGTCCGTCCCCTGGACAAGGCGTACCACAGCGCGATTGTCGCTGCGGACGTCCTGCTTGCGCGCGAAGAAATTCTCGGGCACCCGGACTCTGCGATACTTCACCCTCTCTCGCCGGCCATGGCGCAGGGAGCGATGGAGGCTGTCCGGGACATCAGCCTTCCGCCCACGCGAGATCTCCTCACTCCGCACGCACTGGAAACCCTGGACCGCTGCCGACAAGAAGTGGAGCGCCTGACCCGGAAGAACGGTTGGCCCGTGACCGTCCCGGCCGGCGACTGA
- a CDS encoding HEXXH motif-containing putative peptide modification protein, producing MYFLGGAATNLQTLMVLAQPHLPEGEPLTERTVARAYRDYLADLQPDVPSTPTAETFLVRDESQSQFLAELFGLQRSPAENQEYAIAEKTSMDDGKAAFFEEGLKRLAQYDTELSALFQMAVKSVFSTPASSIPGSMTVRAALGVVWVYPLATWATEDLIEAYVHELTHTLVMLDERRFTHYPHYDELDREENLVNSAIRNEKRSLFASVHSVFVANELLQLREAHHGHRMEFRIHPPSRNMREKSLTALESVLALPNINRLASPRLREMLEKTGKQLDAIRPGALSS from the coding sequence GTGTATTTCCTCGGAGGCGCTGCCACCAACCTCCAAACGCTCATGGTGCTCGCCCAGCCTCACCTGCCAGAGGGTGAACCGCTCACCGAGAGGACCGTCGCACGGGCCTACCGCGACTACCTTGCCGACCTTCAGCCGGACGTACCCAGCACCCCCACCGCCGAGACCTTCCTGGTGCGCGACGAATCCCAGTCGCAATTTCTGGCCGAACTGTTCGGCCTGCAGAGGAGCCCGGCGGAAAATCAGGAATACGCGATAGCGGAAAAAACATCTATGGATGACGGGAAGGCTGCTTTCTTCGAGGAGGGACTGAAGCGGCTCGCCCAGTATGACACCGAACTTTCCGCGCTCTTCCAGATGGCTGTGAAGTCGGTTTTCTCCACTCCGGCCAGCTCCATCCCCGGCAGCATGACAGTACGCGCCGCACTCGGCGTTGTGTGGGTATACCCGCTCGCAACCTGGGCTACTGAGGACCTGATCGAGGCGTACGTACACGAACTCACCCACACGCTCGTCATGCTCGACGAGCGCCGGTTCACCCACTACCCGCACTACGATGAACTGGACCGCGAAGAGAATCTCGTGAACTCCGCGATCAGGAACGAGAAACGCTCGCTCTTCGCCTCCGTACACAGTGTCTTCGTGGCGAATGAACTACTTCAGCTGCGAGAAGCCCATCACGGTCACCGCATGGAGTTTCGCATACATCCTCCATCGCGGAACATGCGTGAAAAATCGCTTACGGCTCTCGAATCCGTTCTCGCACTCCCGAACATCAATCGCCTTGCCAGCCCTCGGCTCCGGGAAATGCTCGAAAAAACGGGAAAGCAGCTGGACGCTATTCGTCCTGGTGCACTGAGCTCCTGA
- a CDS encoding HEXXH motif-containing putative peptide modification protein translates to MFFLRGPEEGLQDVVTLSAPYLDRRSVSLPAVKAAYQAYLAVQQPKVPSKTVEHTEFVRDGSRRTELSSWFRSPDAPDMAGVPEDSSAVERAMDRVEEGFRVLCGSEPELAPLFDLVVNQVFVMTLPQEPGSGSSFDGVGLVYINPLPEWSTQDVIECLVHEFAHTLLYLDALRHTHHPDYRLLDMPENEAETAITGRRRSIFFAFQSFLIAAEILTVRHRHPEICPGVGIHGSTPEILATAKRTYDRCMAHPNLDALATPRLKTLLSDARARMQEIEQSM, encoded by the coding sequence ATGTTTTTTCTCCGTGGTCCCGAAGAAGGGCTCCAGGACGTCGTCACGCTCTCCGCTCCCTACCTCGACCGCCGCAGCGTCTCGCTTCCCGCGGTCAAGGCCGCTTACCAGGCGTACCTTGCCGTCCAGCAGCCCAAGGTTCCATCGAAAACCGTTGAGCACACCGAATTCGTCCGCGACGGATCAAGGCGGACGGAGTTGAGCAGCTGGTTCCGCAGTCCTGACGCACCGGACATGGCGGGGGTGCCGGAAGACTCTTCGGCGGTGGAACGGGCCATGGATCGAGTCGAGGAGGGATTCCGCGTCCTGTGCGGGAGCGAGCCGGAACTCGCCCCGCTGTTTGATCTCGTGGTCAACCAGGTGTTCGTCATGACGCTTCCGCAGGAGCCGGGCAGCGGTTCCTCCTTCGACGGGGTCGGGCTCGTCTACATCAACCCGCTGCCCGAGTGGAGCACACAGGACGTCATCGAATGCCTGGTCCACGAGTTCGCCCACACTCTCCTCTACCTGGACGCCCTACGGCACACGCACCACCCTGACTATCGCCTGCTCGACATGCCGGAGAATGAGGCGGAGACCGCGATCACCGGGCGACGTCGGTCGATCTTCTTCGCATTCCAGAGTTTCCTCATCGCGGCCGAGATCCTCACTGTGCGACACCGTCATCCCGAGATCTGCCCCGGCGTAGGCATACATGGGTCCACTCCCGAGATCCTGGCCACCGCGAAGAGGACGTACGACCGTTGCATGGCGCATCCGAACCTCGACGCTCTCGCAACACCTCGACTCAAGACCCTTCTCAGCGACGCTCGCGCCCGCATGCAGGAGATCGAGCAGAGCATGTAG